A section of the Oryzias latipes chromosome 8, ASM223467v1 genome encodes:
- the LOC111947729 gene encoding uncharacterized protein LOC111947729 isoform X1 → MIRAEKLTDSSMSGIQFQWIESSVPLPGLFHLDTPQPNDGRTYIMYHGTTRANAEKIKANGFLRSTCGMLGAGVYLSRDLEKARRYPINHPEKDKVIIKVKVNVGRVIVIRHQNHRLQKTWSSHGYDSAWVPPNCGMVNSGLEENCIWDPSRIEVLELIKPQLLQASSSFTSSQASSLASSLILSQTSSLASSLILSQTSFQVPSLASSLASPLAFSLALSQAPSRASSRASSQASSLASSLILSQTSSLASSLILSQTSSQVPSLASSLTSPLAFSLALSQAPSRASSRASSRASSLASFLILSQTSSQTSSQIPSRASSRALTRALSRASSRPSSRAPSRVSPRAPF, encoded by the exons ATGATCCGAGCAG AAAAACTGACTGACTCCAGTATGAGTGGAATCCAGTTTCAGTGGATTGAAAGCAGCGTTCCGCTCCCAGGGTTGTTTCACCTCGACACCCCTCAGCCTAATGATGGTCGTACTTACATCATGTACCATGGCACCACCCGGGCGAATGCTGAGAAGATCAAGGCCAACGGTTTTCTGCGGTCCACATGTGGGATGCTGGGTGCGGGGGTCTACCTCAGCAGGGACCTGGAAAAAGCCAGACGATATCCCATCAACCATCCTGAAAAGGACAAAGTCATCATCAAAGTGAAGGTCAACGTGGGACGCGTCATCGTAATCAGACACCAGAACCACCGCCTGCAGAAGACCTGGAGCTCCCATGGGTACGACAGCGCCTGGGTGCCGCCCAACTGTGGGATGGTGAACAGCGGCCTGGAGGAGAACTGCATCTGGGATCCCAGTCGAATTGAAGTCCTTGAACTAATCAAACCACAGCTGCTGCAAGCATCTTCTTCTTTCACCTCTTCTCAAGCCTCTTCTTTAGCCTCTTCTCTAATCCTTTCTCAGACCTCTTCTCTAGCCTCTTCTCTAATCCTTTCCCAAACCTCTTTTCAAGTCCCCTCTCTAGCCTCTTCTCTAGCTTCACCTTTAGCCTTTTCTCTAGCCCTTTCTCAAGCCCCTTCTCGAGCCTCTTCTCGAGCCTCTTCTCAAGCCTCTTCTTTAGCCTCTTCTCTAATCCTTTCTCAGACCTCTTCTCTAGCCTCTTCTCTAATCCTTTCCCAAACCTCTTCTCAAGTCCCCTCTCTAGCCTCTTCTCTAACTTCACCTTTAGCCTTTTCTCTAGCCCTTTCTCAAGCCCCTTCTCGAGCCTCTTCTCGAGCCTCTTCTCGAGCCTCTTCTTTAGCCTCTTTTCTAATCCTTTCTCAAACTTCTTCTCAAACCTCTTCTCAGATCCCTTCTCGAGCCTCTTCTCGAGCCCTTACTCGAGCCTTGTCCCGAGCTTCTTCCCGACCTTCTTCTCGAGCCCCATCTCGAGTCTCACCTCGAGCCCCTTTCTGA
- the LOC111947729 gene encoding uncharacterized protein LOC111947729 isoform X2, with translation MIRAEKLTDSSMSGIQFQWIESSVPLPGLFHLDTPQPNDGRTYIMYHGTTRANAEKIKANGFLRSTCGMLGAGVYLSRDLEKARRYPINHPEKDKVIIKVKVNVGRVIVIRHQNHRLQKTWSSHGYDSAWVPPNCGMVNSGLEENCIWDPSRIEVLELIKPHRYQWAEDDFLPDGVFRLNTDEPQNGRTYVMYHGTTRASAESIRASGFQRSKDGMLGAGVYLSRDLEKARRYPIDHPDEDRIIIKVKVNVGRVIVISKQNHPLQKTWSSHGFDSAWVPPNCGMVRSGLEENCIWDPCRIHILALIKPQLLPFQPYPDE, from the exons ATGATCCGAGCAG AAAAACTGACTGACTCCAGTATGAGTGGAATCCAGTTTCAGTGGATTGAAAGCAGCGTTCCGCTCCCAGGGTTGTTTCACCTCGACACCCCTCAGCCTAATGATGGTCGTACTTACATCATGTACCATGGCACCACCCGGGCGAATGCTGAGAAGATCAAGGCCAACGGTTTTCTGCGGTCCACATGTGGGATGCTGGGTGCGGGGGTCTACCTCAGCAGGGACCTGGAAAAAGCCAGACGATATCCCATCAACCATCCTGAAAAGGACAAAGTCATCATCAAAGTGAAGGTCAACGTGGGACGCGTCATCGTAATCAGACACCAGAACCACCGCCTGCAGAAGACCTGGAGCTCCCATGGGTACGACAGCGCCTGGGTGCCGCCCAACTGTGGGATGGTGAACAGCGGCCTGGAGGAGAACTGCATCTGGGATCCCAGTCGAATTGAAGTCCTTGAACTAATCAAACCACA TAGATATCAGTGGGCTGAGGATGATTTCCTGCCTGATGGGGTCTTTCGCCTTAATACCGACGAGCCCCAAAACGGCCGTACCTACGTCATGTACCACGGCACAACCCGGGCGAGCGCTGAGAGCATCAGGGCCAGTGGTTTTCAGCGCTCTAAAGATGGTATGCTGGGTGCGGGGGTCTACCTCAGCAGGGACCTGGAAAAAGCCAGACGATATCCCATCGACCATCCCGACGAGGACAGGATCATCATCAAAGTGAAGGTCAACGTGGGACGTGTCATCGTAATCAGTAAGCAGAACCACCCCCTGCAGAAGACCTGGAGCTCTCATGGGTTCGACAGCGCCTGGGTGCCGCCCAACTGTGGGATGGTGAGGAGCGGCCTGGAGGAGAACTGCATCTGGGATCCCTGTCGCATCCACATCCTGGCTCTCATCAAACCGCAGCTGCTGCCATTCCAGCCGTACCCCGATGAATAA
- the LOC101161809 gene encoding ras-related protein Rab-40C, which yields MGSQGSPVKSYDYLLKFLLVGDSDVGKGEILDSLQDGSAESPYAYSSGIDYKTTTILLDGRRVKLELWDTSGQGRFCTIFRSYSRGAQGILLVYDITNRWSFDGIDRWIREIDEHAPGVPRILVGNRLHLAFKRQVPTEQARAYAEKNGMTFFEVSPLCNFNVIESFTELSRIVLMRHGMEKFWRPNRVFSLQDLCCRAIVSCTPVHLIDKLPLPVAIKSHLKSFSMANGMNAVMMHGRSYSLANPAGGSKGNSLKRSKSIRPPQSPPQNCTRSNCKIS from the exons ATGGGCAGCCAGGGGAGCCCAGTGAAAAGCTACGACTACCTGCTCAAGTTCCTCCTGGTGGGAGACAGCGACGTGGGCAAAGGAGAGATCCTGGACAGCCTGCAGGATGGATCTGCAGAGTCCCCTTATGCCTACAGCAGCG GCATCGACTACAAAACCACCACCATCCTCTTGGACGGCAGGAGAGTGAAGCTGGAGCTGTG GGACACGTCTGGTCAGGGGAGGTTCTGCACCATCTTTCGCTCGTACTCCCGTGGGGCGCAG gggATCCTCCTGGTTTATGACATCACCAACCGCTGGTCGTTTGACGGCATTGACAGGTGGATCAGAGAGATCGATGAG catgctccAGGTGTGCCTCGGATCCTGGTCGGTAACCGCCTCCATCTGGCCTTCAAACGTCAAGTCCCCACCGAGCAGGCGAGGGCGTACGCCGAGAAGAACGGCATGACCTTCTTCGAGGTGAGCCCCCTGTGCAACTTCAACGTCATCGAGTCCTTCACGGAGCTTTCGCGCATCGTCCTGATGAGGCACGGCATGGAGAAGTTCTGGAGGCCCAACAGAG TGTTCAGCCTGCAGGACCTCTGCTGCCGGGCCATCGTCTCGTGCACGCCCGTCCACCTCATCGACAAGCTGCCGCTCCCCGTCGCCATCAAGTCCCACCTcaagtccttctccatggccaaCGGCATGAACGCCGTCATGATGCACGGACGCTCTTACTCGCTGGCCAACCCGGCCGGCGGCTCCAAGGGCAACAGCCTGAAGCGCTCCAAGTCCATCCGTCCGCCCCAGAGCCCGCCGCAGAACTGCACCCGCAGCAACTGCAAGATCTCCTAA